In Flavobacterium sp. GSB-24, the genomic window TAATGATCCTGATTTCATGATTGACACAAAATGTAACGCTGGACATTATTTCTACAAATGCTAAATTAAATGAAATACATTCTTAACTCAATATTGAGCACGGCCTATTGGCGTTATATTTTTTCATTCGAGGGACTTAAATCTATATTCGCCATTTTTGGTACTATTTGGCTTATTGCCGAAACATTAGATTTTTTTAAAGTGTATACCCGTGATCAATATGGTTCGTACGCTTTCTTTATCTTCATGGTTCTTTCAGTAATATTTTCGATTCTATTAAAAAGACCCATTAAATCAATTTCAGTTTCATTTCCAGAGTACGACTTTTCAATTGATGTTCGTATTGCTGACTTATTTAGTCTCAGCGGCGCGACTATGATAAGTACAAATACTCAATTTGAAGCTGATGTAGCAGGCGGAAGAATAGCAGTTGATAGTCTGCAAGGTCAATTTACTGCAAAGTATTTTACGGGAAATCAGATAGAATTAATTAAAAATTTACAAGAAAAACTTGCAGCTTTAAACACTACAACCCCTTACCCGATTGGAACTACAATTCCAATTCATACTCATGGGAAAACTTTTTATTTTACAGCGATGTCCACCCTGGGAGAAGGTGGAAATGCTTCATCAACTATTTCAGAAATAGATGCTTCATTAAACGGATTATGGGATTATGTACGAAATAGTGGTCAGCTTCAAGAACTTATTGTACCTGTTATAGGTACTGGTAGAGGGCGGGTAAAAATTTCTAGAAAGAAGATGATTGCTTTAATTGCAGAATCATTTGCAAAAGCGTCTTTGCAACATAAATTTTCAAGTAAATTGATTATTGCTGTTCGACCTGAAGATGCTCAAAATTTCGGAATGAATCTTTATGATATAAAAGATCATTTGGTGCACGTACTAAAATAACTACTCTAACAGCCGTTTGGCAA contains:
- a CDS encoding macro domain-containing protein; its protein translation is MKYILNSILSTAYWRYIFSFEGLKSIFAIFGTIWLIAETLDFFKVYTRDQYGSYAFFIFMVLSVIFSILLKRPIKSISVSFPEYDFSIDVRIADLFSLSGATMISTNTQFEADVAGGRIAVDSLQGQFTAKYFTGNQIELIKNLQEKLAALNTTTPYPIGTTIPIHTHGKTFYFTAMSTLGEGGNASSTISEIDASLNGLWDYVRNSGQLQELIVPVIGTGRGRVKISRKKMIALIAESFAKASLQHKFSSKLIIAVRPEDAQNFGMNLYDIKDHLVHVLK